The Leptolyngbya iicbica LK region GCCAACAATTTGGCCTTAGCGAGCTGAAACTCCTCATCCGTTAGGGCTCCAGCGGTTTTGAGATCGGTGAGCTTTTGCAATTGTCCCAATAAGTCATCACTGCCCGTCGCCGGGGCTGCCGCTGCGGGCATCGGTGTTGCCGCCATCGCCTGCTGAGCTTGCATCGCCGCCATTTCAGCGCGCATTTGCTCCAGTTCAATTTGCGACTGCATGGCAGCGTTATTGGCAACCTGTTGCTGCTGGGCGGTTTGGGCACGGTTATTCATCGCGCCGCCCACCGCTCGCGAAGTGGCCGTCGCTGTACCCGAAATCACGGCAGTGCGAGCCATCGTCCGGACCAGGCCAGGCCCTTGACGTTGCACATTGACGGTGGGACCACGTCTTCCTCTACGGGGCATAACAAAACTCCTAATGAATTGATGAGGGTTTTAACTAAATCCAAACGGCTAACTTAAGCGATCGCTTCTGGCTGCTCGGTGCTCAGGGCTTCAATGACGCGGTGAGGGATGCGCTCACTCAGCAGTACTTGTCCATTAGCGTTGACGATCGCATCCCGGAAGCGGGTAGCCCAAACATTTTCAAACAGTAGCAGGGCCGCAGAGGAATTGGGTTCCAAGGATTGCGCCAGGGTAATGGCGTCGCTTTCTGCCAAAAATCCATTGACCTCAGGGACTAACGGGTCAAAGGCATCGTACACCTCGTCTTCATCCACTTCGTCCACTTCGATAATGGTCAAACTGCCATCCGCGTCTTTTTTGATAAACAACAGATCAAGAATGCGGACAGTATTGTTATCCACCAGTTCTTGTAAAGCCGGCACAATTTCGCCAGTGAACTGGTTGCCAGGAAATTTCACCAGCAACATTTCGACGGGGCCAAGGGACATGAGAGCGATCTCCTCAGAGCACAAGAACGAGGCCATTATATGAATACTTTGAATTGAATGGGGGATGCCGCAATGCTTCTGCATAGAGCGTGAATGCGGCACCAGTCGCTCTCGACCTGAAATATAGCGTTGCGCAGATAACTCCGTTCATCGACTTGGCAGAAAAATAAGGAGCTGAAGAAGCAGGGTCTTATCAAATCCAAGTTTTGTCAGGCAGGCATCTTGCCTGCGCCGGGACAGCCGTCTCGGCTGTCCACACTTAGGTTAAATTCCCATGCTTTAAACTTTTGGGCTGTCGGCACCGTAAGTGTTTAGCGTAAAGCTCTCCGCCGGTATTGCATCCCCTCTGGGGCTAATCCTGTAGGGGTTTTGTACGAGCCTATCAGAGAATCGCAGACACCTCGTTTAGCAGAAGCTAGCGGTGATTGTATAGACTAAGTTGACGTTAAAAGTTGAGTGAGTGTCAGCGCCTCCAAATGTCAGAATTTAGCCAATTGAGTGCCTTCCGCCCGCAGGTAAAAAAAGCCTAAACAGAGCTTATGAACTGGCCTGTGAGCAACCGAGCCTGTCCTTTTCTAGCTGCATGGGCAATAGCTTCCGGCAAACTGTGGCCGGGTTGTTTGCGAAAGACGAGATGAACAGTTCAACGATGTTGTCAGGTCACGTCGCAGCGACGCGAGCGCGGGCGCAAGCCAGTGAGAGCGAGTATCTGATAGCGGCCCAAGACACGACGTACTACAACTACTCAGGGCAGGCGCAGATGTCGGGACTCGGTGTAATTCAGGGCCAGGTACGGGGGCTGATGCAGCATAACGTGTTGCTTATGGATGAAGGCGGGCTGCCGCTGGGTATCGTCGACCAACAGTACTGGACGCGAGGCGGTGCGATGGACTGGCCCACGTCGCAGAAAGAGTCTCAGAAGTGGTTCAACGGTCTAGCTGCGGTCAACCAGCAAGCGCAGGGCAGCGACAAACGCTGGGTGGTCACGGGTGACCGCGAGAGCGACATCTTCGACTTCTTTA contains the following coding sequences:
- a CDS encoding SHOCT domain-containing protein, with translation MARTAVISGTATATSRAVGGAMNNRAQTAQQQQVANNAAMQSQIELEQMRAEMAAMQAQQAMAATPMPAAAAPATGSDDLLGQLQKLTDLKTAGALTDEEFQLAKAKLLAG
- a CDS encoding DUF6325 family protein, which codes for MSLGPVEMLLVKFPGNQFTGEIVPALQELVDNNTVRILDLLFIKKDADGSLTIIEVDEVDEDEVYDAFDPLVPEVNGFLAESDAITLAQSLEPNSSAALLLFENVWATRFRDAIVNANGQVLLSERIPHRVIEALSTEQPEAIA